The following proteins come from a genomic window of Melospiza georgiana isolate bMelGeo1 chromosome 3, bMelGeo1.pri, whole genome shotgun sequence:
- the RTN4 gene encoding reticulon-4 isoform X3, which produces MDSQPGTWKDKVVDLLYWRDIKKTGVVFGASLFLLLSLTVFSIVSVTAYIALALLSVTISFRIYKGVIQAIQKSDEGHPFRAYLDSDVAVSEELIQKYSNVVLGHVNGTVRELRRLFLVDDLVDSLKFAVLMWVFTYVGALFNGLTLLILALISLFSVPVIYERHQAQIDHYLGLVNKNVKDAMAKIQAKIPGLKRKTE; this is translated from the exons ATGGACAGTCAGCCGGGCACTTGGAAGGATAAGG TTGTTGACCTCCTTTACTGGCGAGACATCAAGAAGACCGGGGTGGTGTTTGGAGCCAGcttgttcctgctgctctcattGACAGTGTTCAGCATCGTCAGCGTCACAGCCTACAtcgccctggccctgctctctGTCACCATCAGCTTTAGGATATACAAGGGAGTCATCCAGGCCATCCAGAAGTCTGATGAGGGCCACCCCTTCAG ggctTACCTGGACTCGGATGTGGCCGTGTCGGAGGAGCTCATCCAGAAGTACAGCAACGTCGTGCTGGGCCACGTCAACGGCACCGTCCGCGAGCTGCGGCGCCTCTTCCTCGTCGATGACCTGGTGGATTCCCTCAAG TTTGCAGTGTTGATGTGGGTGTTCACTTACGTTGGTGCCTTGTTCAATGGTCTGACATTACTGATCCTGG CTTTGATTTCGCTCTTCAGTGTTCCTGTTATTTATGAGAGACATCAG GCCCAAATCGACCATTACCTGGGACTCGTGAACAAGAATGTCAAAGATGCCATGGCAAA gATCCAAGCAAAGATCCCTGGCTTGAAGCGcaaaactgaataa
- the RTN4 gene encoding reticulon-4 isoform X4, with product MDAKTVVDLLYWRDIKKTGVVFGASLFLLLSLTVFSIVSVTAYIALALLSVTISFRIYKGVIQAIQKSDEGHPFRAYLDSDVAVSEELIQKYSNVVLGHVNGTVRELRRLFLVDDLVDSLKFAVLMWVFTYVGALFNGLTLLILALISLFSVPVIYERHQAQIDHYLGLVNKNVKDAMAKIQAKIPGLKRKTE from the exons ATGGATGCCAAAACGG TTGTTGACCTCCTTTACTGGCGAGACATCAAGAAGACCGGGGTGGTGTTTGGAGCCAGcttgttcctgctgctctcattGACAGTGTTCAGCATCGTCAGCGTCACAGCCTACAtcgccctggccctgctctctGTCACCATCAGCTTTAGGATATACAAGGGAGTCATCCAGGCCATCCAGAAGTCTGATGAGGGCCACCCCTTCAG ggctTACCTGGACTCGGATGTGGCCGTGTCGGAGGAGCTCATCCAGAAGTACAGCAACGTCGTGCTGGGCCACGTCAACGGCACCGTCCGCGAGCTGCGGCGCCTCTTCCTCGTCGATGACCTGGTGGATTCCCTCAAG TTTGCAGTGTTGATGTGGGTGTTCACTTACGTTGGTGCCTTGTTCAATGGTCTGACATTACTGATCCTGG CTTTGATTTCGCTCTTCAGTGTTCCTGTTATTTATGAGAGACATCAG GCCCAAATCGACCATTACCTGGGACTCGTGAACAAGAATGTCAAAGATGCCATGGCAAA gATCCAAGCAAAGATCCCTGGCTTGAAGCGcaaaactgaataa